One part of the Saprospiraceae bacterium genome encodes these proteins:
- a CDS encoding isopenicillin N synthase family oxygenase, which yields MARKRAIPLVDLSDFTKGDEASKKAFIKKLSKAFHEIGFVGVVNHGIPKALVNKFYAESQAFFMLPTEKKQKYEVPGLAGQRGYTSFGKEHAKQSKVGDLKEFFQIGQEVKGKDPIKKEYPKNVYVRERPQYLATGIKLYQSFERSGGKLLKAIAIHLGLGEKYFDPKIKNGNSILRSIYYPPITAEPNSAIRSEQHEDINLITLLVGASAGGLQVLNLKGEWLDVVTEKDEIVINVGDMLQRLTNNYLKSTTHRVVNPPKEDWHKPRLSIPFFLHPRSEMDLSCLGKTVTKDNPLHYPPITAGDYLAERLREIGLKK from the coding sequence ATGGCCAGGAAAAGAGCGATCCCACTCGTTGATTTGTCTGATTTTACCAAAGGAGACGAAGCTTCTAAGAAAGCATTTATCAAAAAACTTTCCAAGGCTTTCCATGAGATCGGTTTCGTAGGAGTCGTGAATCATGGAATACCCAAGGCTCTGGTCAATAAATTTTACGCCGAATCGCAAGCTTTTTTTATGCTGCCTACGGAGAAAAAACAAAAGTATGAAGTGCCCGGTTTGGCAGGTCAGAGAGGATATACTTCTTTTGGAAAGGAGCATGCCAAGCAATCCAAAGTAGGTGATCTAAAAGAGTTTTTCCAGATAGGACAGGAGGTCAAAGGTAAAGATCCAATCAAAAAAGAATACCCAAAAAATGTATATGTTCGTGAAAGACCGCAGTATCTGGCTACCGGCATCAAACTTTACCAATCTTTTGAAAGATCCGGTGGCAAACTACTCAAAGCCATTGCTATCCATCTTGGCCTCGGCGAAAAATATTTTGATCCTAAAATCAAAAATGGCAATAGTATACTGCGATCGATCTATTATCCACCGATCACTGCCGAACCCAATTCCGCGATCAGGTCAGAACAGCACGAAGACATCAACCTGATTACTTTGTTGGTCGGTGCTTCAGCCGGTGGGCTTCAGGTCCTCAATCTTAAAGGGGAATGGCTGGATGTAGTCACTGAAAAGGACGAAATCGTCATTAATGTTGGTGATATGCTCCAGCGGTTGACCAATAACTATCTAAAATCTACTACACATAGAGTGGTGAATCCTCCCAAAGAAGACTGGCATAAGCCCCGGCTTTCTATTCCATTCTTCCTGCATCCCAGAAGTGAAATGGATCTTTCCTGTCTCGGAAAAACAGTCACCAAAGACAATCCATTGCATTATCCGCCGATCACCGCAGGAGATTATTTGGCAGAACGGCTGAGAGAGATAGGACTCAAAAAGTAG
- a CDS encoding OmpH family outer membrane protein produces MYKILTIVLLISVSFGANAQKFGYLNSAEVLSKVPEVALADSLLRMYQDSLVKAGEPLVSAFQKHVQDYQVESQKGNLAPIEAKKKEEELTKEQDTLKALENDVKLKLIQRRETLYNPIIDKIDSLVKKIGKDNNYTMIFDSSQPGYLYLPEGDNLGALVLKELGLQ; encoded by the coding sequence ATGTATAAAATCTTAACCATTGTTTTATTGATATCTGTTTCGTTTGGCGCCAACGCTCAAAAGTTTGGATATCTGAATTCTGCCGAAGTGCTCAGTAAAGTACCTGAAGTAGCCCTGGCCGATTCATTATTAAGAATGTATCAGGATTCGTTGGTCAAAGCCGGTGAACCACTGGTATCTGCATTTCAAAAACATGTACAAGACTATCAAGTGGAATCTCAAAAGGGCAACCTGGCGCCCATAGAAGCTAAAAAAAAGGAAGAAGAACTGACTAAAGAGCAGGATACGCTGAAAGCTTTAGAAAATGATGTAAAGCTTAAATTGATCCAACGCCGCGAGACCTTGTACAATCCTATCATTGACAAAATTGATAGCCTGGTCAAGAAAATAGGTAAGGACAATAATTATACAATGATCTTTGATTCAAGTCAGCCGGGTTATTTGTATTTACCTGAAGGGGACAACCTCGGAGCCCTGGTGCTTAAG
- a CDS encoding outer membrane beta-barrel protein — MKKLFRHLLIVLFLASFSLLSAQSFKFGISTSGNLTWISTNDVTIKSHSPMSGVTMGLQADYMFKPQWVLEAATSFFLNQGGKLSYSTGGNFWPESELKVPKYNHGPKPIPDGSVMEYNMKFWSVSLGIKKMFNSRREARTFVELPTLYFSNMLKARGALRNQKILTENENIINDLHRFQFGLGTGVGIEKNITNNAAIYFSAQYIQYLTDLTKNGGFKSNFISLGNTTDPADDIYEQYAEHSRALLHGLSLKIGLLF; from the coding sequence ATGAAAAAACTGTTTAGACACCTTTTAATAGTACTTTTTTTAGCATCTTTTTCCCTGTTATCTGCCCAATCTTTTAAGTTTGGTATCAGCACTTCAGGCAATCTCACCTGGATCTCCACCAATGATGTCACTATTAAATCGCATTCGCCGATGTCAGGGGTGACTATGGGATTGCAGGCTGACTATATGTTTAAACCTCAATGGGTACTGGAAGCCGCTACTTCTTTTTTCCTCAACCAGGGAGGCAAGTTGAGCTATAGCACAGGTGGGAATTTTTGGCCAGAGTCGGAGCTCAAAGTACCGAAGTATAATCATGGTCCCAAACCTATCCCTGACGGCAGTGTAATGGAATACAACATGAAGTTTTGGTCCGTTTCGCTGGGCATAAAAAAAATGTTTAACAGTCGACGAGAAGCCAGGACTTTTGTGGAACTACCCACTTTATATTTTTCCAATATGCTCAAAGCCAGAGGGGCGCTGCGGAACCAAAAGATCCTTACAGAAAATGAAAACATTATTAATGACCTCCATCGTTTTCAATTTGGACTTGGCACCGGAGTAGGTATTGAAAAAAATATCACTAACAATGCCGCCATTTACTTCAGTGCTCAATACATTCAATATCTGACTGACCTGACTAAAAATGGAGGATTCAAATCCAATTTTATCTCTTTGGGCAATACAACCGATCCTGCAGACGATATATATGAACAATATGCAGAACATTCACGAGCTTTGCTCCATGGATTGAGCCTAAAGATAGGCTTGTTATTTTAA
- the nadC gene encoding carboxylating nicotinate-nucleotide diphosphorylase has translation MQQKLLDTFIKLALKEDVGPGDHTSNACISVKDTSKARCIIKDDGILAGMVVARRAFKLVDPKSKFKALIKDGATVEYGDIAFEVTCNTRKLLLVERLVLNTMQRLSGIASMADRFAAEVEGLPVKILDTRKTTPLMRFLEKYAVKCGGCYNYRDGLYDWIMIKDNHIDACGSIEQAILQVKSYLKKNKLRRGITIEVRNLVELYEVLRVGGVTRIMFDNFEIPILKEAVAIVKGKTDGGKFETEASGGVTLKNVRKIALTGVDYISSGALTHSAGQLDISLKIMKNT, from the coding sequence ATGCAACAAAAACTACTCGATACCTTTATCAAACTAGCCTTAAAAGAAGATGTGGGACCAGGCGATCACACCTCTAATGCCTGTATCAGTGTCAAGGACACTTCTAAAGCCAGGTGTATCATCAAAGACGATGGCATCCTGGCCGGCATGGTTGTAGCCCGGCGCGCTTTTAAACTAGTCGATCCCAAATCAAAATTTAAGGCCCTCATCAAGGATGGAGCTACAGTCGAATATGGCGATATCGCTTTTGAAGTGACCTGCAATACCAGAAAGCTTCTCCTGGTCGAAAGACTTGTGCTCAATACTATGCAAAGGCTGTCTGGTATCGCGAGTATGGCTGATCGTTTTGCAGCGGAGGTGGAAGGGCTTCCAGTAAAAATATTGGACACCAGAAAGACCACTCCTTTGATGCGTTTTTTGGAAAAGTATGCAGTCAAATGCGGCGGTTGTTATAATTATCGCGATGGACTCTATGACTGGATCATGATTAAAGACAATCATATCGATGCCTGTGGATCTATCGAGCAAGCTATCCTGCAAGTCAAAAGTTATTTGAAAAAAAATAAATTACGACGAGGCATCACTATTGAAGTACGTAACCTGGTAGAACTATACGAAGTATTGCGTGTAGGTGGTGTGACCAGGATCATGTTTGACAATTTTGAAATCCCAATACTCAAAGAAGCGGTAGCCATCGTCAAAGGCAAGACGGATGGTGGGAAGTTCGAAACTGAAGCATCCGGAGGGGTCACTTTGAAAAATGTAAGAAAAATCGCCCTAACCGGTGTAGACTACATATCCTCAGGAGCATTAACACACTCTGCCGGCCAGTTGGATATCAGCCTCAAAATCATGAAAAACACTTAA
- the tatA gene encoding twin-arginine translocase TatA/TatE family subunit, whose protein sequence is MPGGGEWVLIFVVVLLLFGGKKIPELMKGLGKGIREFNNARTSIEEEIQEGMREIEKKKINDPK, encoded by the coding sequence ATGCCCGGCGGTGGCGAATGGGTTTTAATTTTTGTAGTCGTATTGTTATTATTCGGAGGTAAAAAAATACCTGAGTTAATGAAAGGACTCGGAAAAGGTATTCGCGAATTTAATAATGCCCGTACTTCTATCGAAGAAGAAATCCAGGAAGGCATGCGCGAGATAGAAAAGAAAAAAATAAACGATCCTAAATAG